In Lujinxingia litoralis, a genomic segment contains:
- a CDS encoding TonB-dependent receptor, which translates to MHRALAGVLVGIGVLWSAPAPRAQEPPPPPTTAAAAPAPAPAAETPDAEPDTLRVRVTATVRTTPTSSAMTLGRQELEAAPARNAEELLRQVPGLTLTQHGSEGKGHQFFLRGFDAIHGADLELTLGGVGLNELSNIHAQGYIDLGVILPEAVESMRVTKGPFSIDQGLFGMAGSVDFKLGIRPEVVASRVRPHRVSTTLGTSGRLRLFARRSDPEGRRFAAAEALTDPGYGQQRGIDRLTFNAAARELALAGGTLEAWVATGAARFELPATLRLDDVNAGRIGFYDAYSASGRGSSARAIGAATWRGRNLRRSGDLLRVRLSASLRDLVLFENFTGALFDPLQGDRTRQAHRTFGGGADLFYLTPLTRRVSLVAGGHVGSEVLRQSEAPVDDALTPGAPTRRLDATQSIAGLRASLRLQPTPALRLDLGARQDALHFNTRDHLAPESPKASSPLLTAFSPRLSARYQPHDRWMLFATYGRGVRPPEARAFSSFEPEHESLASELAGNAPALTQSDAAELGVRFFATDWLGITLSAFGTHLDNEAVFDHLSGITLQLNATRRAGAEVFFDIHPTSWMHLSFDATYTHARFVGSGDQVPNVPWLVGGMHWVANHPAGWSAGLRFLGVSSRPLPFGATAGALTRFDATLGYRWRTLHLGLEVENLLHQRLREGTYHYASHWLPERPISRLPALHISAGPPLGARLTLSADF; encoded by the coding sequence ATGCATCGGGCGCTGGCCGGGGTGCTTGTGGGCATCGGGGTGCTCTGGAGCGCCCCGGCGCCCCGCGCCCAGGAGCCGCCCCCTCCTCCCACCACCGCCGCCGCGGCCCCGGCCCCGGCACCCGCTGCCGAGACCCCGGACGCCGAGCCGGACACGCTCCGGGTGCGGGTGACCGCCACCGTGCGCACCACGCCCACCTCCAGCGCCATGACCCTGGGGCGTCAGGAGCTGGAGGCCGCCCCGGCCCGCAACGCCGAGGAGCTGCTGCGCCAGGTGCCCGGGCTCACCCTCACCCAGCACGGCAGCGAGGGCAAAGGCCACCAGTTCTTTTTGCGGGGGTTTGACGCCATTCACGGCGCCGATCTGGAGCTGACCCTGGGCGGCGTGGGGCTCAACGAGCTCTCCAACATTCACGCCCAGGGCTACATCGATCTGGGGGTGATCCTGCCCGAGGCCGTGGAGAGCATGCGGGTGACCAAGGGGCCCTTCTCCATCGACCAGGGGCTCTTCGGGATGGCCGGCTCCGTGGACTTTAAGCTGGGGATCCGCCCCGAGGTCGTGGCCTCCCGGGTGCGTCCTCATCGCGTCTCAACGACCCTGGGCACCTCCGGGCGCCTGCGCCTCTTTGCGCGCCGCAGCGACCCGGAGGGCCGCCGCTTCGCGGCGGCCGAAGCCCTGACCGACCCGGGCTACGGCCAGCAGCGCGGCATCGACCGCCTCACCTTCAACGCCGCCGCCCGGGAGCTGGCGCTGGCCGGCGGCACCCTGGAGGCCTGGGTGGCCACCGGCGCCGCGCGCTTTGAGCTGCCGGCCACCCTGCGCCTGGACGACGTCAACGCCGGGCGCATCGGCTTCTACGATGCCTACAGCGCCAGCGGCCGGGGGAGCTCCGCCCGCGCCATCGGCGCGGCCACCTGGCGCGGCCGCAACCTGCGCCGCTCAGGCGACCTGCTGCGCGTGCGCCTGAGCGCCTCGCTGCGCGACCTGGTGCTCTTTGAAAACTTCACCGGCGCCCTCTTCGACCCCCTCCAGGGCGACCGCACCCGCCAGGCCCACCGCACCTTCGGCGGCGGCGCGGACCTCTTTTACTTAACGCCGCTGACCCGGCGAGTGAGCCTGGTGGCGGGGGGGCACGTGGGCTCGGAGGTGTTGAGGCAGAGCGAGGCGCCGGTGGATGACGCCCTGACCCCGGGCGCCCCCACGCGCCGGCTCGACGCCACCCAGAGCATCGCCGGGCTGCGCGCGAGCCTGCGCCTGCAACCCACCCCGGCGCTCCGCCTGGACCTGGGCGCGCGCCAGGACGCCCTGCACTTTAACACCCGCGATCACCTGGCCCCCGAATCCCCCAAAGCCTCCTCTCCGCTTTTGACGGCCTTCTCCCCGCGCCTGAGCGCACGCTACCAGCCCCACGATCGCTGGATGCTCTTCGCCACCTACGGGCGCGGCGTCCGCCCCCCCGAGGCCCGCGCCTTCTCCAGCTTTGAGCCCGAGCATGAGAGCCTGGCCAGCGAGCTGGCCGGCAACGCCCCGGCGCTCACCCAATCCGACGCCGCCGAGCTGGGCGTGCGCTTCTTTGCCACCGACTGGCTGGGCATCACCCTCTCGGCCTTTGGCACCCACCTCGACAACGAGGCGGTCTTCGACCACCTCTCCGGCATCACCCTTCAACTCAACGCCACGCGTCGGGCCGGCGCCGAGGTCTTTTTTGACATCCACCCGACCAGCTGGATGCACCTGAGCTTTGACGCCACCTATACCCACGCCCGCTTCGTGGGCTCGGGCGACCAGGTGCCCAACGTGCCCTGGCTTGTGGGCGGCATGCACTGGGTGGCCAACCACCCCGCGGGATGGAGCGCCGGGCTGCGCTTTTTGGGCGTGTCCAGCCGCCCCCTCCCCTTTGGAGCGACCGCCGGCGCCCTCACCCGCTTCGACGCCACCCTGGGCTACCGCTGGCGCACCCTGCATCTGGGGCTGGAGGTGGAAAACCTCCTCCACCAGCGCCTGCGCGAGGGCACCTACCATTACGCCAGCCACTGGCTGCCCGAGCGCCCCATAAGTCGGCTGCCCGCCCTGCATATCAGCGCCGGCCCCCCGCTGGGCGCGCGCCTGACCTTGAGCGCCGACTTCTAA
- a CDS encoding iron-containing alcohol dehydrogenase yields the protein MPTTALIPAAGRGARLDRPDTPKPLVHVGGKPLLLSLLQRLEKAGIERAVVVTGFGSERVIRELTNHPDLSLKVEFIEHRGWQQGLASTLLAAKSAIAENFVIAMPDHVFEQTLVHDIVQAELGEDQGVALIDRQPDQVYELEQAVKVQLKGDRVTTASRTLNDADGVDAGLFAFTPALFEALEEVLVSHEPASLTDALALLGERGQVRALATEGRPWHDIDTPQSLIRAEMAHRAGIRKAAVHRPNFELDHGNTTHAYDFVAGKPVKTEIFVQRGFVRNPERLQLIPDESASSPIYVFTDTKVNSIYGDDFVGGLDRMGYDVRRIVMAEGEESKSMANYVKLVDQILAEGIDERSVLISLGGGAVANICGFIASTLYRGIGLVHVPTTLMAQCDASISHKQGINGSRGKNLVGSYYSPLAIAVDVEVLATLEDWLIPDGLSEVIKHALGQDRAYLDYLLDYQGAIDDPDFLEYVVRKNIELKCELVAIDPKEHREGMVLQYGHSVGHPVEYLSGYDLNHGQSVAIGMMVAARVARLLGACDDAMVELHRQVIEKFTLPTHIPAHLKVDDILAAMRYNKRYLTEGTRMALLDGPGSLWQVDGDWAIPVPDEVLVEAIRQSF from the coding sequence ATGCCCACCACCGCACTTATCCCCGCCGCCGGCCGCGGCGCTCGCCTCGATCGCCCCGACACCCCCAAACCCCTGGTGCACGTGGGAGGCAAGCCCCTGCTCCTCTCGCTGCTGCAGCGCCTGGAAAAGGCCGGCATTGAGCGGGCCGTGGTGGTCACCGGGTTTGGCTCCGAACGCGTGATCCGGGAGCTCACCAACCACCCCGATCTCTCGCTCAAGGTCGAGTTCATCGAGCATCGCGGATGGCAGCAGGGCCTGGCCTCCACGCTCCTGGCCGCCAAATCCGCCATCGCCGAAAACTTCGTCATCGCCATGCCCGATCACGTCTTTGAACAGACGCTGGTCCACGACATCGTGCAGGCCGAGCTTGGCGAGGATCAGGGCGTGGCGCTGATCGACCGCCAACCCGACCAGGTGTACGAGCTGGAGCAGGCCGTCAAAGTGCAGCTCAAAGGCGACCGGGTCACCACCGCCTCGCGCACCCTCAACGACGCCGACGGGGTCGACGCCGGCCTCTTCGCGTTCACCCCGGCGCTCTTTGAAGCCCTGGAAGAGGTGCTGGTCAGCCATGAGCCGGCCAGCCTCACCGACGCCCTGGCGCTGCTTGGCGAGCGCGGGCAGGTGCGCGCCCTGGCCACCGAGGGGCGCCCCTGGCATGACATCGACACGCCCCAGTCGCTGATTCGCGCCGAGATGGCCCACCGCGCCGGCATCCGCAAAGCCGCCGTGCACCGCCCCAATTTTGAGCTCGACCACGGCAACACCACCCACGCCTACGATTTCGTGGCCGGCAAGCCGGTAAAGACCGAGATCTTTGTCCAGCGCGGCTTTGTCCGTAACCCCGAGCGTCTCCAGCTCATCCCCGACGAGAGCGCCTCCTCGCCCATCTACGTGTTCACCGACACCAAGGTGAACAGCATCTACGGCGACGACTTCGTCGGCGGGCTCGACCGCATGGGCTACGACGTGCGCCGCATCGTCATGGCCGAGGGCGAAGAGTCCAAGTCCATGGCCAACTACGTCAAACTCGTCGATCAGATCCTGGCCGAGGGCATCGATGAGCGCTCCGTGCTCATCTCGCTGGGCGGCGGCGCCGTGGCCAACATCTGCGGCTTCATCGCCTCGACCCTCTACCGCGGCATCGGCCTGGTGCACGTGCCCACCACGCTGATGGCCCAGTGCGACGCCTCGATCAGCCACAAGCAGGGCATCAACGGCTCGCGCGGCAAGAACCTGGTCGGCTCCTACTACTCCCCCCTGGCCATCGCCGTCGACGTCGAGGTGCTCGCCACGCTCGAAGACTGGCTGATCCCCGACGGGTTGAGCGAGGTCATCAAACACGCTCTGGGCCAGGACCGCGCCTACCTGGACTACCTCCTCGACTACCAGGGAGCCATCGACGATCCGGACTTCCTGGAGTACGTCGTGCGCAAAAACATCGAGCTCAAATGCGAGCTGGTGGCCATCGACCCCAAAGAGCATCGCGAGGGCATGGTCCTGCAGTACGGCCACAGCGTGGGGCACCCGGTGGAGTACCTCTCGGGCTATGACTTGAATCACGGCCAGTCGGTGGCCATCGGCATGATGGTCGCCGCCCGGGTCGCGCGCCTGCTCGGCGCCTGCGACGACGCGATGGTCGAGCTTCACCGCCAGGTCATCGAAAAGTTCACGCTCCCCACCCACATCCCGGCCCACCTTAAGGTCGACGATATCCTGGCGGCGATGCGCTACAACAAGCGCTACCTCACCGAGGGCACCCGCATGGCCCTGCTCGACGGCCCGGGCAGCCTCTGGCAGGTCGACGGCGACTGGGCCATCCCGGTGCCCGACGAGGTGTTGGTGGAAGCCATCCGCCAGAGCTTCTAA
- a CDS encoding SDR family NAD(P)-dependent oxidoreductase, with translation MTQTVVITGGSSGIGLESARQFVRQGHRVVLCARDPEKLASARAQLHAEATEAGARVETHVLDVVDQQAVETLFERLGPIDVLVANAGICRQARLDDPHSDQVWKTTFDINVHGAYHCIKAAAKTMPEGARIVTVSSNLGKNARAGYEAYTASKHAVLGLTKSVALELASRQIRVNAVCPGWVNTPMAMADSAYTAEQQGQAPDEFRRRAIAQIPLGRMVEPGEVAALIAFLASDAASAITGQSYNVSNGEFFN, from the coding sequence ATGACTCAGACCGTCGTCATCACCGGGGGCTCCAGCGGCATCGGCCTGGAGAGCGCTCGCCAGTTTGTGCGCCAGGGCCACCGCGTGGTGCTCTGCGCCCGCGACCCCGAGAAACTCGCCAGCGCCCGGGCCCAACTCCACGCCGAGGCCACCGAAGCCGGCGCGAGGGTGGAAACCCACGTGCTCGATGTCGTCGACCAGCAGGCCGTCGAGACCCTCTTTGAGCGCCTGGGCCCCATCGATGTGCTGGTGGCCAACGCCGGCATCTGCCGCCAGGCCCGCCTGGACGACCCGCACTCCGACCAGGTCTGGAAGACCACCTTCGACATCAACGTGCACGGCGCCTACCACTGCATCAAAGCCGCCGCCAAAACGATGCCCGAGGGCGCTCGCATCGTCACCGTCTCGTCCAACCTGGGCAAAAACGCCCGCGCCGGCTACGAAGCCTACACCGCCAGCAAACACGCGGTGCTCGGCCTGACCAAGAGCGTCGCCCTGGAGCTGGCCAGCCGCCAGATCCGGGTCAACGCCGTGTGCCCCGGCTGGGTAAATACCCCCATGGCCATGGCCGACTCCGCCTACACCGCCGAGCAGCAGGGCCAGGCCCCCGACGAGTTCCGCCGCCGGGCCATCGCCCAGATCCCGCTGGGCCGCATGGTCGAGCCCGGGGAGGTCGCCGCGCTCATCGCCTTTCTGGCCAGCGACGCCGCCAGCGCCATCACCGGGCAGAGCTACAACGTGAGCAATGGCGAGTTTTTTAACTGA
- a CDS encoding PfkB family carbohydrate kinase codes for MSLPRTLVVGHVTHDRYQGGFKAGGCAYYGAEVHRRLPGHTHLLSLVGEDFECDPALAPIEHTRVRRGQTTVFANYYPPHAPRVQLLEALAPSVGPEHAPPGWLDADLIHLAPVLGEVDLEAWLHASRARLVAINVQGWIKVPGEPVQEARALEELQDRGVAPGARQVVQRPWDITPEALRGVDVACLSEEDLIDQGDLLERLLAAIPIVALTLGEAGSRIYHHGRISEVGIYPTRPLDPTGAGDVFAATFTHQLIAGLSPVEAARQASAAASIVVEGLGPQALHRLDEAPARAAHVPILRD; via the coding sequence ATGAGTCTTCCGCGCACATTGGTGGTGGGCCACGTCACCCACGATCGCTACCAGGGGGGCTTTAAAGCCGGCGGCTGCGCCTATTACGGCGCCGAGGTCCACCGCCGTCTCCCGGGCCACACCCACCTCTTAAGCCTGGTCGGCGAGGACTTTGAGTGCGACCCGGCGCTGGCCCCCATCGAGCACACCCGGGTGCGCCGCGGCCAGACCACGGTCTTTGCCAACTACTACCCCCCGCACGCCCCCCGGGTGCAGCTGCTGGAGGCCCTGGCCCCCTCGGTCGGCCCCGAACATGCCCCCCCGGGCTGGCTCGACGCCGACCTCATCCACCTGGCCCCGGTCCTGGGAGAGGTGGACCTGGAAGCCTGGCTCCACGCCTCGCGCGCGCGCCTGGTCGCCATCAATGTGCAGGGTTGGATTAAGGTCCCCGGCGAGCCGGTCCAGGAGGCCCGGGCGCTGGAGGAGCTTCAGGATCGGGGCGTGGCGCCGGGGGCTCGCCAGGTGGTTCAGCGCCCCTGGGACATCACCCCCGAGGCGCTCCGAGGCGTCGACGTCGCCTGCCTCAGCGAAGAAGACCTCATCGATCAGGGCGACCTCCTCGAACGCCTGCTGGCCGCCATCCCCATCGTCGCGCTGACCCTGGGCGAAGCCGGCAGCCGCATCTACCACCACGGGCGCATCAGCGAGGTGGGCATCTACCCCACTCGCCCCCTCGACCCCACCGGCGCCGGCGACGTCTTCGCCGCCACCTTCACCCACCAGCTCATCGCCGGCTTGAGCCCGGTCGAGGCCGCACGCCAGGCCAGCGCCGCGGCCTCCATCGTCGTCGAAGGTCTGGGGCCTCAGGCGCTCCACCGCCTCGACGAGGCCCCGGCGCGCGCGGCCCACGTGCCGATCCTGCGCGACTGA
- a CDS encoding DNA cytosine methyltransferase — MESSNRQGASLRCLELFCGIGGFAAAVAGHAQVVGALDLSGHAMEVYRHNFADHGGRQAHLEHLGEEELLGYEADLWWMSPPCQPYTTRGKQRDLEDHRARSLVRLMEIIGRRGPQVVGLENVPGFRGSQAHALVLETLREAGYQVAERLLCPTELGIPAQRERYYLIASRRGLHPWSEGTSGPMRPLADFLAAPTGEALTPYLVPGPMLEKHGPGMRIFDLEAEPGLVANTFTGAYGKTWQAAGAYLRLGQGRVRRFTPPEILRLMGFGPAFGFPEHVSLRQRYKLIGNSLSVWAMRAVLAAVPGLEALGQEAAGPVQG, encoded by the coding sequence ATGGAGTCTTCAAACCGCCAGGGAGCGTCGCTGCGCTGTCTGGAGCTCTTTTGCGGGATCGGCGGGTTTGCCGCGGCGGTGGCCGGGCACGCGCAGGTGGTGGGGGCGCTCGACCTCTCGGGGCACGCCATGGAGGTCTACCGCCATAATTTTGCGGATCACGGGGGGCGTCAGGCCCATCTGGAGCATCTCGGTGAAGAGGAACTCCTGGGCTACGAGGCCGACCTGTGGTGGATGTCGCCGCCCTGCCAGCCCTACACGACCCGGGGCAAGCAGCGGGATCTGGAAGACCACCGGGCCCGCAGCCTGGTGCGCCTGATGGAGATCATCGGGCGGCGCGGCCCGCAGGTGGTGGGGCTGGAGAACGTGCCGGGCTTTCGGGGCTCGCAGGCCCACGCGCTGGTGTTGGAGACGCTGCGGGAAGCCGGCTATCAGGTGGCCGAGCGCCTGCTCTGCCCCACGGAGCTGGGGATCCCCGCCCAGCGTGAGCGCTACTATCTGATCGCCAGCCGGCGAGGGCTTCACCCCTGGTCCGAGGGAACGTCGGGGCCGATGCGCCCGCTGGCGGACTTTCTCGCTGCCCCGACTGGCGAGGCGCTCACCCCCTATCTGGTGCCGGGGCCGATGCTGGAGAAACACGGCCCGGGGATGCGCATCTTTGATCTGGAGGCGGAGCCGGGCCTGGTGGCCAACACCTTTACCGGGGCTTACGGCAAGACCTGGCAGGCCGCCGGCGCCTACCTGCGCCTGGGCCAGGGGCGAGTGCGGCGCTTTACGCCGCCGGAGATCCTGAGGCTGATGGGCTTTGGCCCGGCGTTTGGGTTTCCGGAGCACGTGAGCCTGCGCCAGCGCTACAAGCTCATTGGCAACAGCCTCTCGGTGTGGGCGATGCGCGCGGTGCTCGCCGCGGTGCCCGGTCTGGAGGCCCTGGGGCAGGAGGCGGCCGGCCCGGTGCAGGGTTGA
- a CDS encoding nuclear transport factor 2 family protein yields the protein MNPKALATRSAREVLEDHLNLAKGWDFETDLARNFDPDIVLMTTYGLFRGVEGLRQKVRLLQEQLPEGEWTYHTIMVERHLGFLEWSGVGTNGARVEDGADSYLIEDGKIRAMTIHYTVLPGSPSED from the coding sequence ATGAACCCCAAAGCACTCGCCACACGCTCGGCCCGCGAAGTCCTGGAGGACCACTTAAACCTGGCCAAAGGCTGGGATTTTGAGACGGACCTGGCGCGCAACTTCGATCCCGACATCGTGTTGATGACCACCTACGGGCTCTTTCGCGGCGTGGAGGGCCTGCGCCAGAAGGTGCGCCTTCTGCAAGAGCAGCTCCCCGAGGGCGAGTGGACCTATCACACCATCATGGTGGAGCGGCACCTGGGCTTTTTGGAGTGGAGCGGCGTCGGCACCAACGGCGCCCGCGTCGAAGACGGCGCCGACTCCTACCTCATCGAAGACGGAAAGATCCGCGCGATGACCATTCACTACACGGTGCTCCCCGGCTCGCCATCTGAGGATTGA
- a CDS encoding MOSC domain-containing protein, which yields MVNEARIVSLRVGMPRELGRAGAQDPLERPWRTGFVKEEVRGALWLDWENFEGDGQADRKHHGGVEKAVCVYSTAHLAYWSKRLWRAMGPGAFGENLSVEGLVEEDVCVGDVYRVGSALVRVTQPRSPCWKLARMHGEKKLALWVQQTGFCGWYFGVVERGLVEAGQALTLVERPFPQWSIAEVHAVRYLRREDREAASLLAGCSALSRTWREALEKRAARGEEGDEARRLIGPNQG from the coding sequence ATGGTCAACGAGGCGCGCATCGTTTCATTGCGGGTGGGGATGCCCCGGGAGTTGGGGCGAGCCGGGGCCCAGGACCCGCTGGAGCGTCCCTGGCGCACGGGGTTTGTGAAGGAGGAGGTGCGCGGAGCGCTGTGGCTGGACTGGGAGAATTTTGAGGGGGATGGTCAGGCCGATCGCAAGCACCACGGCGGGGTGGAGAAGGCGGTGTGTGTGTATTCGACCGCTCATCTGGCGTACTGGTCAAAGAGGCTGTGGCGAGCGATGGGGCCGGGGGCGTTTGGGGAGAACCTGAGTGTGGAGGGGCTGGTCGAGGAGGATGTGTGCGTGGGGGATGTCTACAGAGTGGGCAGCGCGCTTGTGCGCGTCACTCAGCCGCGCTCGCCATGCTGGAAACTCGCGCGGATGCATGGCGAGAAGAAGCTTGCGCTCTGGGTGCAGCAGACCGGCTTTTGCGGCTGGTATTTCGGGGTGGTGGAGCGGGGGCTGGTGGAGGCGGGACAGGCGCTCACACTGGTGGAGCGTCCCTTCCCGCAGTGGAGCATCGCCGAGGTGCATGCGGTGCGCTACCTGCGCCGAGAGGATCGGGAGGCGGCCTCGTTGCTTGCAGGGTGTTCGGCCCTGAGTCGAACCTGGCGTGAGGCGCTGGAGAAGCGCGCGGCGCGTGGCGAGGAGGGCGATGAGGCGCGGCGTTTGATCGGTCCGAATCAGGGGTAG
- a CDS encoding helix-turn-helix domain-containing protein, which produces MARSTAHTFEESVRQMTPVTAPRDQRESVAALLDLLTHVEAHPQQPAAYKLVSPSGDVIDLPESVFLLLERIIEVLASGDAITVVPVGKELTTQQAANILNVSRQYLVRLLNDGRIPFRKIGTHRRVRMEDLLAYKRQRDRDRIASLDDLSQLSQDFDGYDEIPNEG; this is translated from the coding sequence ATGGCTCGCAGCACAGCACATACATTTGAAGAGTCTGTACGTCAGATGACGCCCGTCACCGCACCACGCGATCAACGTGAGAGCGTAGCTGCCCTGCTGGATCTTCTCACTCACGTCGAGGCGCACCCGCAACAGCCAGCTGCCTACAAGTTGGTCAGTCCGTCCGGCGACGTGATCGACCTCCCCGAATCCGTATTCTTGCTGCTCGAGCGAATCATTGAGGTACTCGCCAGCGGCGACGCCATCACGGTGGTCCCCGTCGGCAAGGAGCTTACGACGCAGCAAGCCGCCAACATTCTCAACGTGTCGCGGCAGTACCTGGTGCGCCTTCTCAACGATGGACGGATTCCCTTCCGCAAAATCGGTACCCACCGGCGAGTACGTATGGAGGATCTTCTGGCCTACAAACGCCAGCGTGATCGCGACCGCATCGCATCACTCGACGACCTCTCTCAGCTCAGCCAGGATTTTGATGGCTATGATGAGATCCCCAACGAGGGATAG
- a CDS encoding restriction endonuclease, translated as MPNDQPTFALYITPLLDLLARHPDGLTTSEVYAALAERLNLSQAQVEELLPSGNQPVYQNRIGWAHHRLKRANLSESVRHGVWALTERGRACAAHFGSELPKVILTALVHPDAHELVLEEHVPGLAAVRADDDLGDNADFETTSGAFTALEATKIVLADADGPLHYREITRRVLERGLWSTTGATPHETIGAQLAVHIKNRGDSSDFRRSSPGHYELNRDGLESPSEVEIEPDAPPKRTTVTPTQRSETLSFTDAAERILQVFAEREPMHHADITSRALDLRLIVTESQSPASTMYASIYQETQRRKERGDTARFELLGEGMIGLSRWSQTGLTAYIQAHNDKIRTRLHDQLFEMDPTEFEELVGRLLIALGFGDVDVTSRSNDGGIDVRGTLVVGDVIRTRMAVQVKRWKNNISSPTVQQVRGSLGSHEQGLIITTSDFSSGARQEAERPDATPVGLMDGTQLVKLLVEHGIGVEKDELSLLRLG; from the coding sequence ATGCCCAACGATCAGCCCACCTTCGCCCTCTACATCACCCCCCTGCTCGACCTGCTCGCCAGGCACCCCGACGGCCTGACCACCTCCGAGGTCTACGCCGCGTTGGCCGAGCGCTTGAATCTCTCCCAGGCTCAGGTCGAGGAGCTCCTTCCCAGTGGAAACCAGCCCGTTTACCAGAACCGCATCGGGTGGGCGCACCATCGCCTCAAGCGGGCGAACCTCTCGGAGAGCGTCAGGCACGGGGTGTGGGCGTTGACCGAGCGCGGTCGCGCATGCGCCGCGCATTTTGGCAGCGAGCTTCCGAAAGTGATCCTGACGGCCTTGGTGCATCCCGACGCTCATGAACTCGTGCTCGAAGAGCACGTCCCGGGACTCGCCGCCGTCCGAGCCGATGACGACCTCGGAGACAACGCCGACTTTGAGACCACATCTGGCGCGTTCACGGCGCTCGAAGCCACCAAAATTGTACTCGCCGACGCCGATGGTCCCCTCCACTACAGGGAGATCACGCGCCGCGTCTTAGAACGCGGCCTCTGGTCCACCACGGGCGCCACGCCCCATGAAACCATCGGCGCCCAGCTCGCTGTACATATTAAAAATAGGGGCGACTCGTCGGACTTTCGCCGCTCCTCACCCGGGCATTATGAGCTGAATCGCGATGGCCTGGAGAGCCCCTCCGAGGTCGAGATCGAGCCCGATGCACCTCCAAAACGCACGACCGTCACCCCCACGCAGCGCTCCGAAACCCTCTCCTTCACCGATGCCGCCGAACGCATCCTCCAGGTTTTCGCCGAACGCGAACCGATGCACCACGCCGACATCACCAGCCGCGCGCTGGACCTGCGCCTCATCGTGACCGAGAGCCAGAGCCCCGCGTCGACCATGTACGCCTCCATCTATCAGGAGACCCAGCGCCGAAAGGAGCGCGGCGACACCGCGCGCTTTGAGCTTCTGGGCGAGGGCATGATTGGCTTGTCCCGCTGGAGCCAGACCGGGCTGACCGCCTACATCCAGGCCCATAACGACAAAATCCGCACGCGCCTCCACGACCAACTCTTCGAGATGGACCCCACCGAATTCGAAGAGCTCGTCGGCCGCCTTCTCATCGCGCTGGGCTTTGGCGACGTCGACGTCACCAGCCGCTCCAACGACGGCGGCATCGACGTGCGCGGCACCCTGGTGGTCGGCGACGTGATCCGCACCCGCATGGCCGTCCAGGTCAAACGCTGGAAGAACAACATCAGCAGCCCCACCGTCCAGCAGGTCCGCGGCAGCCTCGGCTCCCACGAACAGGGACTCATCATTACCACCAGCGACTTCAGCTCCGGCGCCCGTCAGGAGGCCGAACGCCCCGACGCCACGCCGGTCGGGCTGATGGATGGGACGCAGCTTGTGAAGCTGCTCGTGGAGCATGGGATCGGGGTGGAGAAGGATGAGTTGAGTTTGTTGCGGTTGGGGTGA